In Leptospira perdikensis, the genomic window TTTGTACGCACTGGTATTCCTAGTGCTTAATTTAAAAAATCCATCTACCCAAGAAGACTTCACGGCTTATTTATTAACCGGACTTTTGTATTGGATTCCCATCCAAGAGCTCTTAGTCCGTGGTACGGGGATTCTTACCGACAATCGAAGTTTACTCAAAAGATCTAGCCTTGGTATTGATTTGTTTTTATGGATTCCCTATGTCCAATTTCTCATCCATAGCCTAGTTACATCCATTCCCGTTTTTATTTATTTGGCTTATTCAGGTAAGTTGAACCTTTCTGGAATCCTTCTTGGTTATTTGATTTTGGTGTTCTCTGGGCTTTATTTGATGTTACTTTTGCATTATCTTTCACGGTTGAATATTTTATTAAAAGATATTTCACCTTTGATTCGTTTGGTGAGTCAACTTATCTTCTGGGGAATTCCTGTTTTGTATTATCCAACTGGATATTTAAAAGAGTGGAATCGTTTAAATCCGTTTACCATTCCTTTAGATGTTTTTCGCAGTTTCGTGATTCCGGGTTACACTCCTCAATTTGATTGGATTCAAATTTTACCGTTTCTGTTTTTTTTCTTTCTTGTGTATCTACTTGCGAAACGTAAATTCCAATCGGTGATTTTGGATCATCTTTAATTTAAATGGCCTCTGTTGTTTTAGAAAATCTTTCTAAGGACTACCATGGATTTTCAAAACCTTGGAAACGAATCCTTGCGGGACTTAGTTTTGGTTACTTTGGAATTGACTCTAAATTTACCGCCTTACAATCAATCGATTTAAAAGTTGGGCCTGGTGAAATTTTAGGGATCATCGGTAGAAATGGTGCAGGGAAATCTACACTTCTAAAATTGATCACAGGTGTTATCAGTAAAGATAAAGGGAATCTTGTCGTAAATGGCTCGGTTCGTGCTCTTCTTGAGTTAAGTGTAGGTTTTAATCCAGAACTTTCTGGAGAAGAAAATGTCTATTTTAATGGTCTGGTTTGGGGTTACAAACCATCTGAGATCAAGGAACTTACAGATTCTATTTTTGAATTCGCTGAGTTAAATGAGTTTCGAAATTCTCCTTTAAAGAACTATAGCTCGGGAATGGCAATGCGACTTGGGTTCAGTCTTGCCACTGCCAAACGCCCTGATATCTTAATTGTGGATGAAGCCTTAGCTGTAGGAGACGCTAGTTTCCAACAAAAATGTCTCAAACGGATCGATGAATTTTCGAAGTCTGGATCTTGTATTTTGGTTGTGAGTCATGATCTTGGACTTATCTCCTACTTTTGTACGAGAGCTGTTCTTTTAAATAAAGGTAGTTTGTTACTTGATGGAAGTCCGAAGGCAGTGATCGAAGAGTATATGCACGTGTTAGCTGGCGCGACGGAACCTTCCTCGGTTCAAGCATCCGAATCCATTCGGGACATTCATATTGCCCTTAACGACCCTAAGGGGCAAGAAACACGCCATCACTTCCTTGGAGAAAAAGCTACCCTCCGGATCGAATTTCAAACTACTAAGCCAATCATTGATGGAACCATCGGTTTCCATATTGATAACGAAAAGGGAATCCGAATTTTTGGAACCAACTCACACCATTTGGGATATCAAAATTTAAACTTCCCAATGGGTGAGAGATCCATTGTCGAATTCCAATTTCCCATTCAGTTTAGCGAAGGAAAATACAGTTTAGGGGTTTCCATCCACAAAGGTGAGTCTCATATCGAGGGGAGTTATTTTTGGGGTGAATCCGTTTTTGATTTTGAAGTGGAACGAGGAAAAATCGGAAAATTTGTCGGTATTTGTCATCTTCCAACAGAATTTGCCGTTCAAACCCGTCCCAAATCAAATTAGAAAAACAGTTTCCTTCAAAGGAAAAAACTAAATTCTGGAAATCCTATGAAAGTTTGTGTGGTCGGAACCGGATATGTGGGCCTCGTTGCAGGAACCTGTTTTGCTGAATATGGCAATGAAGTCATTTGTATTGATAAAGATGAAAAGAAAATTAACGACCTGAAAAAAGGTATCATTCCCATTTATGAGCCTGGACTCACGGAACTTGTGGAAAGAAACCACAAAGAAGGAAGATTACAATTTTCCACTTCACTGAAAGATGGTGTCGAAGCTTCAGAGTTTGTGTTTATCGCGGTAGGTACACCTACATCGGATAACGGCTCCGCAGACCTACGATTTGTTTTTGCTGTGGCAGAAGAAGTCGGTAAAACAATGAATGGATACAAAATCATTGTAGATAAATCAACAGTTCCTGTGGGAACCGCTGACCAAGTAAAAGCCATTGTTGCAAAAAACACAAAACACCCGTTTGACGTTGTTTCCAATCCAGAGTTCTTAAAAGAAGGTGCTGCGATTGATGACTTCATGCGTCCAGAACGCGTTGTTATCGGAGCTGAGTCCGACGTCGCTGCTAAAAAAATGAGCGAACTTTATTCTCCTTTTGTATTAAACGGAAATCCAATCATCACAATGAGCATTCGTTCCGCGGAGCTCACAAAATATGCATGTAACGCATTTCTTGCGACAAAAATTTCCTTTGTCAATGAAATCGCAAATCTTTGCGATGCACTTGGTGCTAACTATGATGATGTTAGAAAAGGAATGGGAACTGACTCGAGAATTGGGCGCCAGTTTTTATATGCAGGGATTGGTTATGGTGGATCTTGTTTTCCAAAAGATGTAAGAGCCCTTCTTCGCACAGCAGAGGAAGTGAATGCACCGATGCATATCATTCAGTCTGTAGAAGATGTAAACGAAAAACAAAAAACTCGTTTAACTGACAAAATTTTTGAACATTTCAAATCAACAGATATGAAAGGTAAAACTTTTGGTATTTGGGGTTTATCTTTTAAGCCAGGAACAGATGATATGCGAGAAGCTCCATCGATCCCTCTTATTTATGAACTACATAAAAATGGAGCTAAGATCCAAGTGTTTGATCCGGCTTCAATGGAAACATCGAAGTATTATTTTGATGGAAAGGTCGAATACAAAAAGGATGCATACTCTGCTCTCCAAGACGCAGATGCTATGTTGTTATTAACGGAATGGAGAGAGTTTAGAGAACCTGATTTTAATAAGATTAAGAGTCTATTAAAAAGTCCGTTAGTTTTCGACGGAAGAAACCAATACAAACCAACTCTTATGAATGAGTTAGGATTTACTTATTATTCTATCGGAAATCGATAAATTCTTTAGTCCAACCTGAGAAAAACTTTGGTTGGACTAAAATCCTCTCTCAATTTCTGACAAAGCTTCGTTACACATCGATTTATCTGTATCGGTTGTTAGTTGTGGCTTGATCTCTGTCAGGATTGATTTCGCAAGTTTTGATTCACCCGCATCTTTTAAAGTCAACCCATAATACAGTTTAGCAGTAATTTTGCGATTGGATGTTGGATATAGTTCTAAATATTCTTTCCAGGATTTTACGGCAGATTCCTTCGGACCATGAATGGATTTGACCAGGTTTAGATTAAAATGTGCACTTTCTTTTAATAGAGGCAAAGTTTTGGATTTTTGGATGGTTTCTGTGAACTGGGATTCTGCTTTCTCAAAGTCTTTGTTTTGGAAATACAACAAACCCAATCGAAAGTGGATGTCTGGACTGTTTACGTTCCGTCTCAGTTCCGTTTTGAGATAGGACTCAATATTTGGTTCTTGAAGGATTCTTTTTGAGATGTTCAGTATATCTTCTTTTGTTGCTAACCCGGAAATTTTAGTCACATAATTTCCATCCCCATCTAAAAATAGAATCGTAGGGTAACCTTCGATATTGTATTTCTTTCGAAGATTGGGAAATTCCTCTCCGTCTAACCGAACTCTTACGAAGCTATCTAATACACGACTGACTTCCGGATCTGGGAAAATTTCTTTTTCTAAAACCAAACAGTAGGTGCACCAATCCGCAAATACATCCACAATGATAAATTTTTTATCTTGTTTTGCTGTTTCAAATCCCTTTTGGATGGAACTCCCCCAAGGGGATTCAGAAAACAAAGCGCTCGCGAAAAGAAAGAATAAAACAGGCAGAATCTTACGAACCATTCACTAAATCCTATTGTTTTTCCTTTCTTTTGAATAGTCAATTTTCGCTTTTTCGAAATGGAATGGGCAGTTTCCATGGTCGCTAGAAGGTCAAAATATGGAATTTTTACTGAAACTGGAAGAACTGCTACGCAAACGTAAGGAAGAATTGCCAGAAAAATCTTATACTGCAGAACTTTTCCGCGATGGTGTTGACCGCATTCTCAAAAAAATTGGTGAGGAAGCTGGAGAGGTCATCATAGCGGCAAAAAATCCCAATGAAAAAGAACTCATTCATGAAATTGCGGACTTGGTATTTCATTTAGAAGTATTGATGGTGGAAAAAGGAATTAGCCTCTCTACCATCGCAAAAGAACTGGAAAAACGCCACAGTTAACCTGATTGTTTCCCATTGGAAACTAAATGAAGATATTCCTGTACTTACTGTACCCTCTCAGTTGGCTTTACCAATTTCTTTTTTGGTGGATACAAAGAGGGATTACTTCTTTCCAACTGCCTAATGTTTTAGTCATCAGTGTCGGTAATCTCACAGTAGGAGGGACTGGCAAAACTCCTTTTGTTCAATATTTAGTTCGCTTTTTTAATACAGTATACCCTGGTTATGCGGTCACAATTTTATCTAGAGGGTATAAAGCAGAAAAAAGCGAAGTAGGAGCAATCTTACCTAATGGACTTTCTCCGCAGTTATTTGGGGATGAACCAAGCCAACATAAAGAAATGTTTCCCGATGTACAAGTAATCATCGGAAGAGATAGAAAAAAATCTTTCCTACTTTATAATCAAATTCAATCTCCAAAACATATTGTTATCTTGGATGACGGATTCCAACACAAAGCTCTCTATCGGGATTTTGATTTTGTCCTCTTGGATGCGAATTCTCCTTTTGGGAATGGGTTCACAATTCCTTTGGGATTTTTACGTGAACCTATTCGTCATAGTAAAAGAGCAGATGCGATTGTATTTACTAAGTTAACTTTTCAGAACAGAATTCATTTAGATCAGTATAAAAAAAGTTTAAGAAAGATAGAAAAGACCATACCAATTTTTTGTTCGAAATTTGAATCCTCCGTATGGAAAGTTCAGATCGATCAAAACTTAAATTACGAACCGTTTAAACTTATGCCGGGTTTAAAATACTTTTTGGTGACTGGGGTTGGAAACCCAGAGAATGTATACGAAACTGCAAAATCTAATTTGTTATCGGAATCCATTCGAACTAAATACTTTTCAGATCATTTTGAATTTTCTGCTACTGCATTGATCTCTTTGTTGAAAGAAATACAAATCGGTGAATTTTTAATAACTACAGAAAAAGACTGGATTAAAATAAGAACGGATATCGGTTTTTTAGCAGGATTGAAAAGAAAAAACATTACTGTATTAGTTCTAATGATTCAGGTTTCTGTAGAAGAGGATAAAAAACTTGAATCTATGTTAGTTGATCTCGTTTCCACATACGAAGCAAAAATCGATCAGGCCTCAAAGATTTAGAAATTTTTTCGGGCAAAAGATTTGGTTCTCCCAAAATTGATGAAACCAAGATCTCCGCAGAATATAAAGAATGGGTGAGCCCTCTTGATCCAAGTCCGTTCAGAATTCCTACGGATTCGTAGTATGGGATTTTCATTTCTTTTTCTCCGCTTCTTAGTGCGTTTTGATATTTAATTGATAAATCGATTTTCGAGATATTTGGTAATTTCCCGACAATGGGGCTACGATCTTGAGATTGTGTTCTGTAGCTCACTCTAGTGGAAAACAAACGAGGGTTTTGTGGTTCCCATTTAGAAGTAAGTTCTGGTAATTTTTGTAGTAAGGTTTTCCACATTAACTCAGATTCTTCTGGCCTCGACTCTTGTTCTAATTTGAATTCATCAAATGTGGCCCCTAATACTTGATACCCTGCGATCGGTGGTGTGATGTAGTCACCAAACAAAATACCATATTTATTTGTCGGTTTTTGCTCAGGAATCTGTAAAATTTGTCCGCGCACTTTTTTTAAAGGTACCCAATTTAGGTGAACATCTTCTGTAAATTGATAACCTTGACTCAGAAATAAATAGTCACAATGAATTTCTTCGTTAGAGGTTTTACAGAGAATCTGTAGTTTCGAGTTTTGCTTTGATTCTTCCCAAGTTAGTAACTTACAGGAATATTCGATTCGTGGGTTTGCTAATATAAGGATTTGTTTTGTAAGATCTACTGGGGAAACGGATTTCCCTTCGGGAAAAAATAGAGCGGGGGAATTTGAAAATGGTTCAACACTCTCTTTTGCGATATGGTTCGGGATTTGATGAGAAATAATTGAGTGAGAATAACGATCATACGTTTCTTTTGTATCCATAAGATAATAAATTCCATCTACATGAGGGACAAGATCTTTTAGATGAAATTTTTCCCAAATGGATAGAAAGTACTGAAAAGCTGCCAGTGAAAATTCAGATTCGGCTGTTTTGTGTTTGGTGAGAAATGGATATACAACTCCAATTGGATTCCCGCTAGCATGTTTTGCTGGGCCTGAGTCAGAATCAATTAAAATAGTTTTGATATTCCTCTCTTTTAGCGACAAACAAATGCTAGCACCAGCAATTCCTGCTCCAACAACAACTGCTGTTTTTTCTTTTACGTTCATCGGGTATTATTATAATAAACCGGAAATCATTTCCCGTTTCCTTCCAAATCCTTTTTTCTTTTTGACAACAAACCCTAGTTCGGTGAGGTTTCTTCGTAAAAATCCTGCTGAGGAAAATGTCGCAAAGCTGGTTCCGGGCATAGATTTTTCACGCATTATTTTTAAAGTATCAAGTGACCACATATCCGGATTTTTTCCTGGTGAAAATCCATCTAAATACCAAGCTTGAATCGGAGGGAAATGAGGAAGGCAAACGCTAATGTCCCCCAAAAAAACTTTTAATGTGAACCGACTCCCATTGTCATTGTGGTCCCAAGAATAAGTCCAAAGATTCTCAATCTGGGTTTTTCTCCAAACGCTGATTGCATTTTCATAAGAACGAATTAAATCTTCGGACCAAAGGTTTTTGTTTGGATAACTTTTGTTCAGAGTTAAGAGTATATCTTCTGTTAGTGGGTACCCTTCCAAACTGACAAATTCAACAGAGGTTGGGTTTTTGAATGATTTCCAGGTATCCAAAGTAACAAACAGATTGAGTCCTGATCCAAATCCCAATTCACCAATATATAAAGTGGTTAAATTTTTCTGATCCAGCTTAGATTCAATTTCGTTCCCAGCCACAAATACATAATGGGATTCTTCAAAGCCACCTTGTTTAGAAAAATAAATATCATCAAACAATTTGGACACCGGGACTCCGTCCTTGAATTCAATGTCAACATTGGGTGGGTTCTTGGGAGTAGGGGGCATATAAGAAAGGGTATCCCCTATTTTTTGCGACTGGCTTACCTTGGAAACAGAATCTCGAAATTCAATCACTGAAAAAGGAAAGTCACTTACCAAATTAACTGAAGCCGAATCGATACTCGCTTTCCGAAGTCACTCGCATCCGAAAGAAACTCCCTCTCCATCGAAAGTCACTCACAAAGGTAACTCACTTTCCCAATCTAACCTATCCAATCCCCCTCAAATCCCAATCTAATCTCCCTCAAAGATAGCCAACCCTTCCTACCAAACCTGAACTTGGAAAAACCAAGGTCAAACAGGTGTTTTCGAATCAACGTTTCCCCATCTCTCTGTTAAATTTCCTTCTGCAATCGCAATCCATTCGATTGGCGCACTCCAAC contains:
- the mnmC gene encoding FAD-dependent 5-carboxymethylaminomethyl-2-thiouridine(34) oxidoreductase MnmC, whose translation is MNVKEKTAVVVGAGIAGASICLSLKERNIKTILIDSDSGPAKHASGNPIGVVYPFLTKHKTAESEFSLAAFQYFLSIWEKFHLKDLVPHVDGIYYLMDTKETYDRYSHSIISHQIPNHIAKESVEPFSNSPALFFPEGKSVSPVDLTKQILILANPRIEYSCKLLTWEESKQNSKLQILCKTSNEEIHCDYLFLSQGYQFTEDVHLNWVPLKKVRGQILQIPEQKPTNKYGILFGDYITPPIAGYQVLGATFDEFKLEQESRPEESELMWKTLLQKLPELTSKWEPQNPRLFSTRVSYRTQSQDRSPIVGKLPNISKIDLSIKYQNALRSGEKEMKIPYYESVGILNGLGSRGLTHSLYSAEILVSSILGEPNLLPEKISKSLRPDRFLLRMWKRDQLT
- the lpxK gene encoding tetraacyldisaccharide 4'-kinase, with product MKIFLYLLYPLSWLYQFLFWWIQRGITSFQLPNVLVISVGNLTVGGTGKTPFVQYLVRFFNTVYPGYAVTILSRGYKAEKSEVGAILPNGLSPQLFGDEPSQHKEMFPDVQVIIGRDRKKSFLLYNQIQSPKHIVILDDGFQHKALYRDFDFVLLDANSPFGNGFTIPLGFLREPIRHSKRADAIVFTKLTFQNRIHLDQYKKSLRKIEKTIPIFCSKFESSVWKVQIDQNLNYEPFKLMPGLKYFLVTGVGNPENVYETAKSNLLSESIRTKYFSDHFEFSATALISLLKEIQIGEFLITTEKDWIKIRTDIGFLAGLKRKNITVLVLMIQVSVEEDKKLESMLVDLVSTYEAKIDQASKI
- a CDS encoding thioredoxin fold domain-containing protein, which encodes MVRKILPVLFFLFASALFSESPWGSSIQKGFETAKQDKKFIIVDVFADWCTYCLVLEKEIFPDPEVSRVLDSFVRVRLDGEEFPNLRKKYNIEGYPTILFLDGDGNYVTKISGLATKEDILNISKRILQEPNIESYLKTELRRNVNSPDIHFRLGLLYFQNKDFEKAESQFTETIQKSKTLPLLKESAHFNLNLVKSIHGPKESAVKSWKEYLELYPTSNRKITAKLYYGLTLKDAGESKLAKSILTEIKPQLTTDTDKSMCNEALSEIERGF
- the hisE gene encoding phosphoribosyl-ATP diphosphatase — its product is MEFLLKLEELLRKRKEELPEKSYTAELFRDGVDRILKKIGEEAGEVIIAAKNPNEKELIHEIADLVFHLEVLMVEKGISLSTIAKELEKRHS
- the mnmD gene encoding tRNA (5-methylaminomethyl-2-thiouridine)(34)-methyltransferase MnmD encodes the protein MSKLFDDIYFSKQGGFEESHYVFVAGNEIESKLDQKNLTTLYIGELGFGSGLNLFVTLDTWKSFKNPTSVEFVSLEGYPLTEDILLTLNKSYPNKNLWSEDLIRSYENAISVWRKTQIENLWTYSWDHNDNGSRFTLKVFLGDISVCLPHFPPIQAWYLDGFSPGKNPDMWSLDTLKIMREKSMPGTSFATFSSAGFLRRNLTELGFVVKKKKGFGRKREMISGLL
- a CDS encoding ABC transporter permease — its product is MEKVSILWALVRRDYALQYAGSFLGISWMFLQNLVLISLYALVFLVLNLKNPSTQEDFTAYLLTGLLYWIPIQELLVRGTGILTDNRSLLKRSSLGIDLFLWIPYVQFLIHSLVTSIPVFIYLAYSGKLNLSGILLGYLILVFSGLYLMLLLHYLSRLNILLKDISPLIRLVSQLIFWGIPVLYYPTGYLKEWNRLNPFTIPLDVFRSFVIPGYTPQFDWIQILPFLFFFFLVYLLAKRKFQSVILDHL
- a CDS encoding ABC transporter ATP-binding protein, which codes for MASVVLENLSKDYHGFSKPWKRILAGLSFGYFGIDSKFTALQSIDLKVGPGEILGIIGRNGAGKSTLLKLITGVISKDKGNLVVNGSVRALLELSVGFNPELSGEENVYFNGLVWGYKPSEIKELTDSIFEFAELNEFRNSPLKNYSSGMAMRLGFSLATAKRPDILIVDEALAVGDASFQQKCLKRIDEFSKSGSCILVVSHDLGLISYFCTRAVLLNKGSLLLDGSPKAVIEEYMHVLAGATEPSSVQASESIRDIHIALNDPKGQETRHHFLGEKATLRIEFQTTKPIIDGTIGFHIDNEKGIRIFGTNSHHLGYQNLNFPMGERSIVEFQFPIQFSEGKYSLGVSIHKGESHIEGSYFWGESVFDFEVERGKIGKFVGICHLPTEFAVQTRPKSN
- a CDS encoding UDP-glucose dehydrogenase family protein yields the protein MKVCVVGTGYVGLVAGTCFAEYGNEVICIDKDEKKINDLKKGIIPIYEPGLTELVERNHKEGRLQFSTSLKDGVEASEFVFIAVGTPTSDNGSADLRFVFAVAEEVGKTMNGYKIIVDKSTVPVGTADQVKAIVAKNTKHPFDVVSNPEFLKEGAAIDDFMRPERVVIGAESDVAAKKMSELYSPFVLNGNPIITMSIRSAELTKYACNAFLATKISFVNEIANLCDALGANYDDVRKGMGTDSRIGRQFLYAGIGYGGSCFPKDVRALLRTAEEVNAPMHIIQSVEDVNEKQKTRLTDKIFEHFKSTDMKGKTFGIWGLSFKPGTDDMREAPSIPLIYELHKNGAKIQVFDPASMETSKYYFDGKVEYKKDAYSALQDADAMLLLTEWREFREPDFNKIKSLLKSPLVFDGRNQYKPTLMNELGFTYYSIGNR